The following are encoded in a window of Salmo trutta chromosome 9, fSalTru1.1, whole genome shotgun sequence genomic DNA:
- the tal2 gene encoding T-cell acute lymphocytic leukemia protein 2, producing MTKKVFTNTRERWRQHNVNTAFTELRKLIPTHPPEKKLSKNEILRLAMRYINFLVQLLESQSGQPASHSPTALLTFLRGNVERLHSSSRTWGLASDTDAPSPGSSCDSTEAW from the coding sequence ATGACCAAGAAGGTGTTCACCAACACACGGGAGCGCTGGCGGCAGCACAACGTCAACACTGCCTTCACTGAGCTCCGCAAGCTCATCCCCACCCACCCGCCAGAGAAGAAGCTGAGCAAGAACGAGATCCTGCGGCTGGCCATGCGCTACATCAACTTCCTGGTGCAGCTGCTGGAGAGCCAGAGTGGTCAACCGGCCTCGCACTCCCCCACCGCCCTGCTCACCTTCCTCAGGGGCAATGTGGAAcgtctccactcctcctccaggACCTGGGGCCTGGCCAGCGACACTGACGCCCCCTCCCCTGGATCAAGCTGTGACAGTACCGAGGCCTGGTAG